ATCCCGGGAAAGGCGGCCTCGGCCAGCCGCATCTCGAACTCGTGACCCAGCACCACTCCCAGCAGCAGATCGCGTGCATCGAGGTCCTGACGTTCGCAGGCGGCCATGGCGGCCGGGATCACGTCGCTCGGATGCACCGGATCCTGCCGCCAGTAGATGTCGTTGTAGTCCATGGAACGGATCATCAACGCGTTCGCGAGTGTGGCCGACACGGGATCGGCCTTCTCGCCACTGGCCAGGACGGTGCACTCACCGGTGCCCGCGCACTCGGCGAGCACATCCAATGCGATCCCGCAGTCCTCCTGCAGGAATCCACCGAACGCGCACCCCACCGAATCCAGGAGGAAGCGCTTGGCCTGGTGCAGGACCTCGGGTGGAATGTCGTCGAAGCGCAGGCCGGCAGCCCACCGGGCCATGGTCGCGGTGACGGTGTCGGACATTGCGAACCCTTCCGTCCGGAACGCGGCCGGACGTACGCAGAGGAGCCGGACACGGAGGCGATCGCCACGACGCCCCCGGTCCGTCGGATTCGGAGATGAGACCCAGCGTGGCACCGCCACCACCACGGTCGACAGCGTGGAACTGTGAGAACCGCGCAGGCCGTCGGGCCGAAAATGTGAGCTCGCGCGTCGCCGTGATGCACGTGCACCGGGCAGGCAGAGCGGAGGGACGATCCGACCGGGTCCCTCCGCCCCGGGGGGCACACGTACGGGGAGTACGCTAGAACGCAGCCGTGAAGCCGACGACCGCGCGTGTCTCCTCGATCTCGAGGTCGTAGGTCAGCTCGGCGATCATCCGCAGATTCCGGGCGTGCAGATGCGACCACGACGCGGTCACCGTCTCGTAGTCGGTGGCGTCGTCGTCGGAGTCGATCCAGTTGTACAAGAGGACGACGGCATCCATGCCGTCGGGACCGGCCGGCATGATCGTCAGTTCGCCGATCACGCCGTCGGTCTCGATCTCCGATCCCGAGCCCGTGGCGTCGCTGTCGGTTCGATGCAGGTATTGCACGCTCGCCGAGACCTTGTCGAAGCCCACGTGCACGTCGGGACCGAAGACTTCGACATCGTTCTCGAAGCCGGTACCGCTCGCGCTCAGGGCCTCGGTCGTGGCGTAGTAGGTTCCGGCCGCGGTGACCGGACCCGCCGCGTAGACCAGGCGCCCGAGGTAGCCCTTGTCTGGGTCACGATCGAAGAAGTCGTCTCCTCCGTCTTCCGCGGCGGCCAGGCCGTTGCCGTTGACCACCTCACCCACGAGGGACAGACCGATCGGCGTGTCGTAGGTGACCAGCACTCCACGATCGTAGGTGAGCCGTGCGACCGATCCTCCGGGTTGCGCCTTGTAGATCTCGTAGTCCTCGAAGGTCAGGCGCAGCTCGCGCTTCATCATGGGGTCGGAGATCTGGAACTGACCGACCATCACGTCGAGAGGTTGCCCCCCGAGATCGTTGAAGTGCAGGTAGGCGTCTTCCACCCCGGCGACCTCGCCCTCCTCGGCCATGTAGAAGTAGACGTAGTAGCCCACGTCGTCCATCACACTGCCACCACTCAGGAGCTTGATACCCCACGGAACCTGCAGATCGGGGACGTTCTCGTCGTCCTCCCGTGTCTCGTAGACGCCGTAGGCGTCCAGACGCACGGCCAGGGGCAGGTCGCGTTGGAGCAACAACTCCGGGTCGCCCGTGTCCTGGTAGGCTCGACGTGGTTCCTCGCCGTCGGGAAGACGGAAGCCGTTGCCGGCGAACTCGTCACCGTAGTCCTTCAGACGCGGAGCCGGCGCGTGGCACGTCGTACACGAGAGATTGTACTTGCGGGCGAAGGCGGGTATCGCGTTCGCCTCGGACACGAAGGTACTCACGAGCACCAGTGCCGCGATCATCGGGAACACAAGGTTCTTCGTCGTCTTCATCACCAGTTCACCACCTCGACGGAAGTATCGGCTTCGCCGACGACGACGGCCTCGGTCTCCTCTGCGGGGACGTCGAGGAAGTCACCGACGGACTTCACGAGTTTGCGATAGCGGAGCACGGCCTCGAACCGCAGCTCCCCGTAGGGCACGTCCTGCGGGACCGTGAACAGATAGGTTTCGGTCTTGGTCTCTCGGGGCGCGATCCGGTAGTCGGTCCCCAGGCTCGCCGTGTTCCACTGCATGATGGTGCGGCGACCCTGCTCGTCGAAGTAGGGCAGGCAGAAGATCCGGTCGCCTTCGTAGGCCGTGGAGTCCCGGGGCAGGCCGGCGAAGTCCGGATCGTCCAGAGGTTCGCCCATGTCCTGGTAGGCCAGCTCGTTGCTGGTGATGGTCTGCTCCTCGCCCTCGAAGCCCTTCTTCTCGACCGGGAGGTGATACCGATTGCCATCGGCGTCGACGGCGTGGACGGTCACCCACAGCTGTCGCTCCTCGGCCGAGCCCGAAGGCACCTTGTGCCCGGCCTTGCCGTTGAACAGCGCCAGCTTCAGGGTCACCGGATCGCCGGGAAGACACTCAGGATGCTCGGTCCACATGACCATCTCGACCACACCGGCGAGCTTGCTCTGGTGATGGGCACCGTGGAAGAGGTGGTTCCGCCGATCGTCGACCACCTCGGCCCCCATGATCGCGAGGCGCCCGTGCCCCGGCGGCATGTGGCAGTCGTGACAGGTGATCCCCATGTCCGGGTACGGACCCTCGGCGTACTCGAGCTGTGTGCTCTTCACCCAGACGTCGTAGGGACTCTTCTCGTTGTGGCAGGTCCCGCAGAACTCCGCACTCTGGATGAACTCGCTCTTGGCGGTGAGGTGGTGCGGCGACTCCATGCCCTCGCGCCCGCCCCACTTCGTGCGACCGGGCTTCACGAGGTAGTTGTAGTTGTGGGGAACCTCTCCGGCGAAACCCACGACCTGATGGCACATGTCACAGTTCACGGCCTCGTCGGCCATGCTCCCCTCACCGGGCCGCGGCGGCGGGGTGTCGCCCGCGAGGAACGAGACGGGCGCGTGGCAGCCGTTGCAGCCGTGCTTCACCTCGGCCACCTTCTCCTTCCGCTCGGCGTGGGGTACGGCGAGCCGGAAGTATTCGATCTCGTCCCAGTGGTGCGTGTAGGCCTGGCTCATGAGCGAGCGGCGCCACTGCCCGGCGATGTCCAGATGACAGCCGGTGCACTGCTGGGCAGGTTGGAAGTCGTCGTAGGAGAACTGACCGTGGGCGTCGTCCCCGGAGGGGATCGCCCGGAGTTCCTCCTCGGGCAGGACCCCCGTCACGGGCTGGGCGAGAACCGGACAGGTCAGGAGCAGAACGAGGAATCCCGCTACGCACGAGGCGAAGCGGGAGATCGCGGGGATGGGCATGAGTCCTCCGATATGTCGAGCACCCACCGGAATGGGCGCCGGATCGCGCGACGCGGAAGCCTGGTCGAGGACAGGTGGCTCCCGGCGTCACGCTCTCGATTCACTGCGCGAGGCATTCCATCTATACCAGCCTCGGCCGATCGAACCCATGATGCATGTGGATCAGATCGGTGGGATCACTCGCTCTCGCCGAGACGATGATCACGTAGATGCTCGAGCTCCTCGGGGCCGAAGTACGCCGCACTGAACTCCGAGATCAGCTCGTCGAGCTTCTCGGTGTGCGCCGTTTCCGTGGTCTGCTTCGACTTCATGGCGTGCACGAGCATCTCGTGAAGCAGTGTGAGCTGCTTCACGTAGTCCGAGTCGTCGGCACCGGCCGGCTTGATCCGCTGGTGCAGGAAGTACTGGCTGACGATGTGCTGGAACTCGACGGCGTGCTGTTCCTTGTTGGTGATCCAGCGCACGATCTGATTGTAGTTCTTGTCGCCCTCGGCGGTCAGGGCGTCGATCTGGTTCATGGCTTTCTCGATCGTGGTCACGTGCTCGCGCAGCATCTCGATGCGCATGGCGTCGCCGTAGATCCCGCACGGGATCTCGCAGTGGGCGCGCACGGTGGCGGGAGCGAGAAGGACGAGCAACAGGGCGGCGCTCAGGGCACGGCGCATGGGAGTACCTCTCGTGGGGGGACGGGTTCTCGTTGCGTGCCATGCAGTCTAGGCCGAGGCGCGAGGGGACGCCACGCGCACCACGCCGTGGCCCCCTCCTTCCCCGGGACGCCGTCTGGGGGTCCTCCGGCTCGTCAGTTCGGCGGGTTGCCGAAGGGCTCGAAGCTCATGAAGTCGGCGTGGTGGACGATACAGGCTTCGGTAGAACGACCCACCATGTCCCCTTCGCCGGCATGCGTGGCGATCACGTGGCAGACCGCGTCCGGGATCCCGCACTCCATGGCCAGCGACACACCGGTGAAGGGGTGCCTCAGGGCTTTGCCACGATCGCTCTGCACCGCGATTCCGTCGATCCGATCGTACTCCAGGAGCTTTCCGACGTCGGCGAGGATCGCCCCCGCCACGACGGTGTCGAGGTCGATCCGCAGCGCGCGCCCCAGGAAGTCCTGCATCGATTCGGCGCTGCGTCGAGCGATGTGCACCACGCACCGTTTGTGTTCCATGAACGTCGCCGTGCAGTTCTGCACGCGCAGCGTGAAGGGGATCTGCCGGAGGTCGTCGGGGGTCAGGGGACTGCGTTCGAAGGCGAGTTCCCAGGTACGGGCGACGCGTTCGCGCAGATCCTCGTTCTCGATCCAGCCCAGCTCCGGCCAGAGATCCTCGAGATCGGCCCGGGTGACGGCGGTCATCGCGTGTCTCCATCGCGGCGGGAAAGCATCCGGAATCCACTGCGAGAGCAAAGCATAGCGGACGCGCCGACGACACGCCGGAATCGTGAGATCACCGTTCCACTCCGGACCGGAAAGGGGAGCGTCTCGGGGAATCCCCCACCCCACCCACGAGTGCGTCCCAGGGCTCCCGCCACCGTCCACCGGGACGTCATCGCGACCGGCCGGACGCAAACTGTGGAACGTTCCGCGGCCGGACCCCGGCCATGATCCACGTGAATCCGCCCGGTGACCCGGACGCGTGCCAGGAGGCCTCGATGATCCGCACCATGCTCGAACTCACGGACTTCGAACTCCGAGCTGCCGACGGCCCCCTGGGCCCGCTGCAGGACCTGTACTTCGAAGATGTGGAGTGGGTCGTTCGTTACCTCACCGCCGACGTCTCGGCATGGTTGCCCGGACTGACCGTCCTGCTGGCTCCTTCTGCACTCGACTCCGTCGACCGTGAACACCGCACCATGCGGACCCGCTTCGATCGGCGGCAGATGCAGAACAGCCCGACGGCGATCGAGGACGACGCGGTCTCGAAGCGCAACATGGAACACGTGGGGGATCCCACCTGGCAGCCCTTCTGGTTGACGACCTCGAGCCAGCTCGGTGCCACCGCGCCGATCACCCCGCTGCGGTCCGGGGTCTCCGGGGAGAAGACCGGCGAGACCGGGAGCGGCGCCGACCTGCGGAGCGCGCAGGAACTGCTGGGGTACGCCGTCGAATGCGAAGGACAGCGGGTCGGAAGAGTGTCGGATCTCGCCTACGACGACGAGACCTGGAAGATCCAGTACCTCGTGGTGGACACCGTGGCCCCGGCCGAGGAACGCCGGATCCTGATTGCCCCGGACTGGACGGAAGCGATCGACTGGGTCGAGCCGGTGGTCCGCCTGGACCTCGACTGCGAAGCAGTGGGCCGGGCACCGGGCTTCGAGGCCTCCACCCGCGTCGACGAGGCGTACCGCCGTCGGCTGCTCGAACACTACGGACGCACCGCGTCCCGACTCCACGAAACCCGACCCGCGGAGGGATCGCCATGAACCCCGAGCGCACCGACACGAGCATCAAGAAGGTCGACGCCTCGCACTCGCCACAGGGCACGATGGGACAGCGCCACCTGGTCACGGGCAAGTCCATGTCGATGCGGCTGTGGGACGAGCTGCCTCCCACCACGTCGAAGGAGCCACGCCGCCGCGACTACGAGACCGTCGGCTTCGTGGTCGCTGGGCGCGCCGAACTCGAGATCGAAGGACAGGTCGCGATCCTCGAGCCGGGCGACAGCTGGGTGATCCCGGCCGGTGCCGAGCACACCTACCGGGTCCTCGAGACCTTCACCGCGGTCGAGGCGACGTCTCCGCCGGCCGAGATCCACGCCCGTGACGAGGACCCCGACACGGGGCCGCGTGGATCGTGATCGATCCCGCACCCGACGTCGACCACCCCACGCTGCGGGAGCGCTGGGACGAACTGAAGGCGAATGGCGACCGCGCCGTCGCGATCGCGGGATCGCTCACCCCCTCGCAGTTGTGGGAACGCCCCCGGCCGAAACGATGGTCGGTCGGCGAGTGTCTCGACCATCTCGTCCGCGCCGGCGACGCCTACCTGGAGGTGATCGACGAAGCGGTCACCCACGCGCGCCCCGCCGAACACGCCGACGCCGCACGGAAGCCTCAACCGAACGTCCTCGAGCGGATCC
This region of Candidatus Krumholzibacteriia bacterium genomic DNA includes:
- a CDS encoding NapC/NirT family cytochrome c — encoded protein: MPIPAISRFASCVAGFLVLLLTCPVLAQPVTGVLPEEELRAIPSGDDAHGQFSYDDFQPAQQCTGCHLDIAGQWRRSLMSQAYTHHWDEIEYFRLAVPHAERKEKVAEVKHGCNGCHAPVSFLAGDTPPPRPGEGSMADEAVNCDMCHQVVGFAGEVPHNYNYLVKPGRTKWGGREGMESPHHLTAKSEFIQSAEFCGTCHNEKSPYDVWVKSTQLEYAEGPYPDMGITCHDCHMPPGHGRLAIMGAEVVDDRRNHLFHGAHHQSKLAGVVEMVMWTEHPECLPGDPVTLKLALFNGKAGHKVPSGSAEERQLWVTVHAVDADGNRYHLPVEKKGFEGEEQTITSNELAYQDMGEPLDDPDFAGLPRDSTAYEGDRIFCLPYFDEQGRRTIMQWNTASLGTDYRIAPRETKTETYLFTVPQDVPYGELRFEAVLRYRKLVKSVGDFLDVPAEETEAVVVGEADTSVEVVNW
- a CDS encoding superoxide dismutase [Ni] translates to MRRALSAALLLVLLAPATVRAHCEIPCGIYGDAMRIEMLREHVTTIEKAMNQIDALTAEGDKNYNQIVRWITNKEQHAVEFQHIVSQYFLHQRIKPAGADDSDYVKQLTLLHEMLVHAMKSKQTTETAHTEKLDELISEFSAAYFGPEELEHLRDHRLGESE
- a CDS encoding HD domain-containing protein, giving the protein MTAVTRADLEDLWPELGWIENEDLRERVARTWELAFERSPLTPDDLRQIPFTLRVQNCTATFMEHKRCVVHIARRSAESMQDFLGRALRIDLDTVVAGAILADVGKLLEYDRIDGIAVQSDRGKALRHPFTGVSLAMECGIPDAVCHVIATHAGEGDMVGRSTEACIVHHADFMSFEPFGNPPN
- a CDS encoding PRC-barrel domain-containing protein; the encoded protein is MIRTMLELTDFELRAADGPLGPLQDLYFEDVEWVVRYLTADVSAWLPGLTVLLAPSALDSVDREHRTMRTRFDRRQMQNSPTAIEDDAVSKRNMEHVGDPTWQPFWLTTSSQLGATAPITPLRSGVSGEKTGETGSGADLRSAQELLGYAVECEGQRVGRVSDLAYDDETWKIQYLVVDTVAPAEERRILIAPDWTEAIDWVEPVVRLDLDCEAVGRAPGFEASTRVDEAYRRRLLEHYGRTASRLHETRPAEGSP
- a CDS encoding cupin domain-containing protein; the protein is MNPERTDTSIKKVDASHSPQGTMGQRHLVTGKSMSMRLWDELPPTTSKEPRRRDYETVGFVVAGRAELEIEGQVAILEPGDSWVIPAGAEHTYRVLETFTAVEATSPPAEIHARDEDPDTGPRGS